One segment of Tetrapisispora phaffii CBS 4417 chromosome 1, complete genome DNA contains the following:
- the NBP2 gene encoding adaptor protein NBP2 (similar to Saccharomyces cerevisiae NBP2 (YDR162C); ancestral locus Anc_8.344), protein MSKIGVIENNHMKQETSQDEHIEEISYLAGADTGVGFISIKDFAYDKSNPLHYGYFEDNSYDENEEGYMHSEADGIKGDEDLDDRRQSFILPETHIINCKAIALYAFEPENENELELQEGDIIFISYKHGQGWLVAENYDRTHTGLVPEEYISYLDDDDDDGEEMEDKARPFYLTQFITQSMDIQKQDDNEGGENEGEWEDIDELNNEVQRTLKISE, encoded by the coding sequence ATGTCTAAGATAGGAGTCATAGAGAATAATCACATGAAACAGGAGACCAGTCAAGATGAGCATATAGAGGAGATATCATATCTTGCTGGTGCTGACACAGGTGTTGGatttatatcaataaaagATTTTGCATATGATAAGTCCAATCCTTTGCATTACGGATATTTTGAGGATAATAGTTATGATGAGAATGAAGAAGGGTACATGCACAGTGAGGCAGATGGCATAAAAGGAGATGAAGATCTCGATGACAGGAGACAAAGTTTTATATTACCAGAAACACATATTATAAATTGCAAAGCTATCGCATTGTATGCCTTTGAACCTGAGAATGAAAATGAACTAGAATTACAAGAAGGTGACATAATATTCATAAGTTACAAACATGGGCAAGGTTGGTTAGTAGCAGAAAATTATGACAGAACACATACTGGTCTAGTTCCTGAggaatatatatcttatctagatgatgatgatgacgatgGTGAAGAAATGGAAGACAAGGCCCGCCCATTCTATTTAACTCAATTTATTACTCAAAGCATGGATATCCAAAAACaagatgataatgaagGAGGAGAGAATGAAGGAGAGTGGGAAGATATAGATGAATTAAACAATGAAGTGCAGAGAACACTGAAAATTTctgaataa
- the RKM5 gene encoding S-adenosylmethionine-dependent methyltransferase (similar to Saccharomyces cerevisiae YLR137W; ancestral locus Anc_8.339): MDLTLLLLDEDSLHDHVFERYIELNSNSETLKQDLGILNRSETTLTIDIEPYIGLDDTSRSNGNSKNDRTKKRDKNRSKKKESAFNNDFYSLNIEQSLTSLNSSKDNNNSTTGYVLWSTTPFFLRWLLYHPTASVFRNGGDLEVIAMDSQIEALKLPHHSIVDSKLKVPPIINYDNSNREGFDCSIIELGSGVSGMTAVVLSNFVNDYIATDQKGIISKLKQNISENLVQISKKECVSRSMDIGSEIVLEQNSETEAHKKPVVNLEVMPIDWETFDISKPALLPMDFIRISQSSNVVTIIAMDVIYNEYLIDYFLKTLIQLIDFFKKKNIQTHCLIGIHLRSQDIITEFLEKAIIENDLKVFSLTNDYLNSSRFSFYYI, encoded by the coding sequence ATGGATCTGACATTACTGCTACTAGATGAAGATTCCTTGCATGATCATGTCTTTGAGCGTTATATCGAATTGAACTCGAATTCAGAAACATTGAAACAGGATCTGGGTATTTTGAATAGATCGGAAACTACACTCACGATCGATATTGAACCATATATTGGTTTGGATGATACCAGTCGTTCAAACGGCAATTCTAAGAATGATAGAACCAAGAAGAGAGATAAAAATAGGTCGAAGAAAAAGGAGAGTGCTTTCAATAACGATTTTTATTCGTTGAATATAGAACAATCACTCACTAGTTTGAACTCATCAAAGGATAATAACAATTCAACAACTGGTTATGTTTTATGGTCAACAACACCTTTTTTTTTGAGATGGCTATTGTATCATCCAACAGCATCAGTTTTCAGAAATGGAGGTGATCTAGAAGTCATTGCTATGGATTCACAAATTGAAGCTCTCAAATTACCTCACCATTCAATAGTTGATTCTAAACTGAAAGTACCTCCAATAATCAATTACGATAATAGTAATAGAGAAGGCTTCGATTGTAGTATAATTGAGTTAGGTTCAGGGGTATCCGGAATGACTGCAGTCGTGTTGAGTAATTTTGTTAACGACTATATAGCTACAGATCAGAAGGGAATTATAAGCAAGTTAAAACAAAACATAAGCGAGAACCTTGTGCAGATAAGTAAAAAGGAATGTGTGTCTAGAAGTATGGATATCGGAAGTGAAATCGTTCTTGAACAAAATTCAGAGACGGAGGCCCATAAGAAGCCTGTTGTCAACCTAGAAGTTATGCCAATCGATTGGGAAACTTTTGACATATCTAAACCTGCACTGCTTCCTATGGATTTCATTAGAATATCCCAAAGTTCCAATGTTGTTACAATAATTGCAATGGATGTGATTTATAATGAATACTTGATCGactattttttgaaaaccTTAATTCAACTAATCGATTTTtttaagaagaaaaatattcaaacaCACTGCCTTATTGGTATTCATTTGAGATCACAAGATATTATAACTGAATTTCTAGAAAAAGCTATAATAGAAAACGATTTAAAAGTCTTTTCATTAACGAATGATTACTTAAATTCTTCCagattttctttttattatatataa
- the CPR1 gene encoding peptidylprolyl isomerase CPR1 (similar to Saccharomyces cerevisiae CPR1 (YDR155C); ancestral locus Anc_8.336), giving the protein MSKVFFDVEADGQPLGQIVFKLYNDVTPKTAENFRALCTGEKGFGYAGSPFHRVIPDFMLQGGDFTAGNGTGGKSIYGGKFPDENFVKKHEKPGLLSMANAGPGTNGSQFFITTVPCPWLDGKHVVFGEVESGFDIVKKIEALGSPSGATRARIMVAKSGEL; this is encoded by the coding sequence ATGTCTAAGGTCTTTTTCGATGTTGAAGCCGATGGTCAACCATTAGGTCAAattgttttcaaattatacAATGACGTAACCCCAAAAACAGCTGAAAATTTCAGAGCTTTATGTACTGGTGAAAAGGGTTTCGGTTATGCCGGTTCTCCATTCCACAGAGTCATTCCGGACTTCATGCTGCAAGGTGGTGATTTCACTGCCGGTAACGGTACTGGTGGTAAGTCCATCTACGGTGGCAAGTTCCCAGACGAAAACTTCGTCAAGAAGCACGAAAAACCAGGTTTGTTATCCATGGCCAACGCCGGTCCAGGTACCAACGGTTCCCAATTCTTCATCACCACTGTTCCATGCCCATGGTTGGACGGTAAGCACGTCGTCTTCGGTGAAGTCGAGTCCGGCTTCGATATTGTCAAGAAGATTGAAGCCTTAGGTTCCCCATCTGGTGCCACCAGAGCTAGAATCATGGTCGCCAAGTCCGGTGAATTATAG
- the ENT5 gene encoding Ent5p (similar to Saccharomyces cerevisiae ENT5 (YDR153C); ancestral locus Anc_8.335): MDSLSKKIQNLGIHDVRNAGRFMQNMLVQYEPYQIDIRRATNTDSWGPTTKHLEKVIRNKYQVPLFLMTEYILKRIIDHIAKKPKNLYEKARKEYVNYGAEWRVILKCLVVLEFLMLHVEDGEELNQILNCLSTHKQILFDKVLNYSIEFSNDGKMETHERSIKKKCEQVINLMDDRTYLDQQRIIKKKNEMKVSASGSTSSNYNYNGGSSIIGGGRGSYTASSTNQYGMSDYNANAMDSVEFEVPEDTFTGLDDSPDGSSSNTAGRARRLSYIEEQRKQRREKLREKIKQTESERKHSKEEHISTRSKPAQPEEIPDLLDMDFDSPVVGSTTTTSPAIVKNSIEVDDEDDEDDDEFGDFQTDNKLTDNTTTETTLNTTTTTTTSTTTPQKPNDLFADLFANSKSLI; encoded by the coding sequence ATGGACTCTCTTTCGAAGAAGATTCAGAATCTAGGCATTCACGATGTCAGAAATGCAGGTAGGTTCATGCAGAACATGCTCGTTCAATATGAGCCATACCAGATCGATATTAGAAGAGCCACAAACACAGACTCGTGGGGCCCCACTACTAAGCATCTAGAGAAAGTTATAAGAAACAAGTACCAGGTGCCTTTGTTTCTTATGACGGAGTACATTCTGAAGAGGATCATCGACCATATTGCTAAGAAACCGAAAAATCTTTACGAAAAGGCAAGGAAAGAGTACGTCAACTACGGCGCAGAATGGCGTGTTATCTTGAAGTGTTTAGTCGTCTTGGAGTTTTTGATGTTGCACGTCGAGGATGGTGAAGAGTTGAATCAGATTTTGAACTGTTTGTCCACCCACAAACAGATCCTATTCGACAAGGTTTTGAACTACAGCATTGAGTTTTCTAATGACGGGAAAATGGAAACACATGAAAGAAGCATTAAGAAGAAGTGCGAGCAGGTCATCAACCTAATGGACGATAGAACGTACTTGGACCAACAAAGAATCATTAAGAAGAAAAACGAGATGAAAGTCAGTGCCTCGGGCTCCACGTCTTCAAATTACAACTATAACGGTGGCAGCAGCATCATTGGAGGAGGGAGAGGCAGTTACACTGCCTCCAGCACAAACCAGTACGGTATGAGCGACTACAATGCGAATGCCATGGATTCCGTCGAGTTCGAAGTGCCTGAAGACACATTCACTGGCTTGGACGATAGTCCAGATGGATCTTCATCGAATACAGCAGGTAGGGCACGTAGACTATCGTACATTGAAGAACAAAGAAAGCAAAGAAGAGAGAAACTAAGagagaaaataaaacaaacaGAATCCGAAAGAAAACACAGCAAGGAAGAACATATTTCGACACGATCTAAACCAGCACAACCAGAAGAAATCCCAGATCTGCTAGACATGGATTTCGATTCGCCTGTAGTAGGATCCACCACCACGACAAGTCCTGCTATTGTTAAGAATAGCATAGAAGTTGACGACGAGGACGACGAGGACGACGACGAGTTCGGAGATTTCCAAACAGATAACAAGTTAACAGATAACACCACCACAGAAACAACATTGAACACAACTACAACTACAACTACAAGCACTACCACCCCACAAAAACCAAACGACCTCTTTGCAGATCTATTTGCAAACTCGAAGTCATTGATTTAG
- the CWC15 gene encoding U2-type spliceosomal complex subunit CWC15 (similar to Saccharomyces cerevisiae CWC15 (YDR163W); ancestral locus Anc_8.345) has translation MTTSHRPQLEARSGAKSAAYVPTSIQHASLLPGHLDIKYRNTKPFDKELRKSDTKESRDQFELENTERGDQEKVLKEVDISENELGSSEDDLDDEETLENELRALKKDKVKGDDTSDTAKTSIDLKDKNNDSDTKTPKKSWRNSTTFNRNKGKVKKSQHDQSASSKYVNDLTKSDYHQEFLKKFIK, from the coding sequence atGACTACTTCACATAGACCACAATTAGAAGCAAGAAGTGGTGCTAAGAGTGCTGCCTATGTACCTACTAGTATTCAGCATGCTAGTTTGTTGCCTGGACATCttgatataaaatatagaaATACAAAGCCTTTCGATAAGGAATTGAGAAAGTCAGACACAAAGGAGTCAAGGGATCAGtttgaattagaaaatacTGAAAGAGGTGATCAGGAGAAGGTCTTAAAAGAAGTAGATATCTCTGAGAATGAGTTGGGTAGTTCTGAAGATGAtttagatgatgaagaaactTTGGAAAATGAACTAAGGGCGCTGAAAAAGGACAAGGTAAAAGGAGATGATACTTCCGATACAGCAAAAACATCAATAGACTTAAaggataaaaataatgatagcGATACAAAGACACCTAAAAAATCATGGAGAAATTCAACAACTTTCAATAGAAACAAAGGGAAAGTTAAGAAATCCCAACACGATCAAAGCGCTTCTTCTAAATATGTAAATGATTTAACGAAATCTGATTATCATCAGGagtttttgaagaaatttatAAAGTGA
- the CTH1 gene encoding putative mRNA-binding protein CTH1 (similar to Saccharomyces cerevisiae CTH1 (YDR151C) and TIS11 (YLR136C); ancestral locus Anc_8.333) — translation MDQRFEQYYEKNILNADANTSAASTVTSSLFSDNVEYNNQVKELEDYYYKTLLNDEDGLNKVKSSENISDASSIIDDTAGFSQQCDESHVSKSNYCNLFDSQNVSTLKKLEVQINSNYFNITNSLPLTSANLQKLSSTNVTKNDENISHKKPIKIVITTAASVNAIDYSGTNINKQLFKTELCETFTTKGFCKYGNKCQFAHGLNELKLKQKTNNFRTKPCINWAKLGYCPYGKRCCFKHGDDRDIQIYKNAGSIIIEDKNIKQISSESPIKHQKNVVKKNLHSDILALEKMTW, via the coding sequence ATGGATCAGAGATTCGAACAATATTACGAGAAGAATATTCTTAATGCCGATGCTAATACTAGTGCTGCTAGTACAGTGACATCGTCGTTATTTTCTGACAATGTCgaatataataatcaagTGAAAGAATTAGAGGACTATTACTATAAGACTTTATTgaatgatgaagatggGCTAAATAAAGTTAAGAGTAGTGAGAATATAAGCGATGCTTCAAGTATAATAGATGACACTGCGGGTTTCAGTCAACAGTGTGATGAAAGTCATGTATCTAAATCTAATTACTGCAACTTATTTGACTCTCAAAATGTCTCTacattaaagaaattagaggttcaaataaattcaaattatttcaatataacCAATTCATTACCTTTAACCAGTGcaaatttacaaaaattatcatcaaCAAACGTAACAAAAAATGACGAGAATATATCTCATAAGAAACCAATAAAAATTGTCATTACAACAGCAGCAAGCGTTAATGCTATAGATTATTCTGGTACTAATATTAACAAACAGTTATTTAAAACAGAATTATGTGAAACCTTCACGACGAAGGGTTTCTGTAAATATGGTAATAAATGTCAATTTGCTCATGGCTTAAATGAACTGAAGTTAAAACAAAAGacaaataattttagaaCAAAACCTTGTATAAATTGGGCGAAGTTAGGCTACTGTCCATATGGTAAAAGGTGTTGTTTTAAACATGGTGACGATAGAGATATACAAATTTATAAGAATGCAGGTTCAATCATTAtagaagataaaaatattaaacaaatatCTTCAGAGTCACCAATTAAACATCAAAAGAATGTCgtaaagaaaaatttacatTCTGATATCCTTGCATTAGAAAAGATGACATGGTAA
- the HOM2 gene encoding aspartate-semialdehyde dehydrogenase (similar to Saccharomyces cerevisiae HOM2 (YDR158W); ancestral locus Anc_8.338): MARKTAGVLGATGSVGQRFILLLNNHPDFELKFLGASPRSAGKKYIDAVNWKQTDLLPSFAEDIVVSECNPDDFKGCDIVFSGLDADYAGPIEKAFVEAGFAVVSNAKNYRREKDVPLIVPIVNVDHLDIVAKKIEDAKANNNEKPGFIVCISNCSTAGLVAPLKPLVEQFGPIDALTTTTMQAISGAGFSPGVPSIDILDNVIPHIGGEEDKIEWETKKILGTLANERTHVNLLSDEEIKVSAQCNRVAVSDGHTECISLRFKNRPAPSVDQVKDCLRDYVCDAYKLGCHSAPKQTIHVLEQNDRPQPRLDRNRDAGYGVSVGRVREDPLLDFKMVVLSHNTVIGAAGAGILIAEILLAKNLI; this comes from the coding sequence ATGGCTAGAAAAACTGCTGGTGTTCTGGGGGCTACTGGCTCCGTCGGTCAAAGATTCATCTTACTACTAAACAACCATCCGGACTTCGAGTTGAAGTTCTTAGGTGCCTCTCCAAGGTCTGCAGGAAAGAAATATATCGACGCTGTCAATTGGAAACAAACTGACCTGCTGCCATCTTTCGCAGAGGATATCGTTGTCTCCGAATGTAATCCAGATGATTTCAAAGGTTGTGATATCGTTTTCTCAGGTTTAGATGCAGACTATGCTGGCCCAATTGAGAAGGCTTTTGTCGAAGCAGGTTTCGCTGTCGTCTCAAACGCTAAGAACTACAGAAGAGAAAAAGACGTGCCATTGATCGTACCAATTGTGAACGTCGATCATTTAGATATCGTCGCCaagaaaattgaagatGCGAAGGCAAACAATAATGAGAAACCAGGTTTCATCGTATGTATCTCTAACTGTTCCACAGCAGGTTTAGTTGCTCCGTTGAAACCACTAGTAGAACAATTCGGTCCTATCGACGCTTTGACGACAACCACAATGCAAGCTATCTCCGGTGCTGGTTTCTCTCCAGGTGTACCAAGTATTGATATCCTAGATAACGTCATCCCTCATATCGGAGGTGAAGAAGATAAGATTGAATGGGAAACCAAGAAAATCTTGGGCACTTTAGCAAATGAAAGGACTCATGTCAATCTATTATCAGACGAAGAAATTAAAGTATCAGCACAATGTAATAGAGTCGCTGTCTCAGATGGCCATACAGAATGCATCTCTTTAAGATTCAAAAATAGACCAGCTCCATCAGTGGACCAAGTCAAGGACTGTCTAAGAGATTACGTCTGTGACGCTTATAAATTAGGTTGTCATTCAGCTCCAAAACAAACTATTCACGTCTTGGAACAAAACGATAGACCGCAACCAAGATTGGACAGGAACAGAGATGCTGGTTACGGTGTCTCCGTCGGAAGAGTCAGAGAAGATCCCCTATTGGATTTCAAAATGGTTGTTCTATCTCACAACACCGTTATCGGTGCCGCTGGTGCAGGTATCTTGATTGCAGAAATCTTACTCGCAAAGAACTTGATCTAA